GTCAGCTTGGGTGATCCGACGGACAGGACCGGCAGACCGTCGGCCAGGGATGGCAGTGGCAGGTGGAAGATCCTCTCCAGCGCCTGTTCGTGACCGTACGCAACCCAGGGCTCCTGTGAGACGAAGTGCAGCATGACCGTTCGGGCACGGGGAAGCGAGGCGCGTGCGGAGCCTCCGGCCGACGTGGTGATCAGAAGATCGCGGCCTGGCACGGTGAGCCCGGCCTCGGCGAGCGTGTGTGCGGCGCCGATGAAGCCGTGGGCGCACGCGCCGAGTGTTCTGCCGGTCGGGGTCAGGACAGTGAGGTTGAGCTCGTACCCGTAGGGGTCGTCTGGCCCGCGTGGCTCGCGGACGGCGTCGATGAACACGGTTTCGGGGGTACCAGTGCGGCGGGCCAGCGCCTGGCGCTGTTCCACGTCCCAGGTTCCGACGTCGGCGCCCATGACGACGGCGAAGGGGTTGCCAAGCCCGTTATGCGGATCGCGGATGTCGACGAAGGCCGAGCCGAACACGACGGAGGTCCGGTACGGCAGCGTCACCAGCCGCCCCATAGGCATCGCGGCAGGGGACGACGTCGCCTCGGGCAGTCGGCCCGAGGCGTTCGTGCTGCTCATGGATTTGGCCAGAGGACGAAAAGGGGGTAGGCGCGCCGGCTGGGCCGGTCGCCGATCTCCTTGATCGCCGCGCGGATCTCGTGCAGGTGCCCGGTGGTCATTTGCAGTGGGGGCTCGTCGGGCTGGTAGGTGGTGCGGATCGGGTAGTCCACGCCTGGCTGCCTGGTCATCTCGATGTGGCAGCCGAGCACGTGGGTGACCAGTCGGCGGTCGGAGAAGTCGATCAGGCGGTCGATGGTCTGGGCGAAGGCCGACCAGTCCTGAATGTAGAGACGGCCCGGGTAGACCGTGTCGCCAGTGAGCAGGAACCCGGTCCACCGGTCGTAGAACGTAACCGCCGCCTCGTGGTGGCCCGGGGTGGCCAGGCACTCCAAAACACGGCCTCCCAGGTCGACCTGTGCCACGGCGTCGGGATCCTCGCTGAACCCGAAGTACTCCCAGGCGGTGGCCAGGTCCGCGCCGACCACCGTGGTGTCGGGGCGGTCGGCGAACTGATCGTCGCCCGCGATGTGGTCGCCATGCGGGTGGGTGTGCAGTACCAACAGGTGGTACTCCTCCCGGGGGTGACGGGCGAGCCAGCCGGCGACGAGCCCATCGACCACCCGGCGCAGGGGGAAGAACTCGGCGGATGCCGTGGCTCCGGTATCGATCAACACCGCACGTGCGTTTCCCAACAGCAGGAACAAGAACGGCGCCTCGTAGTCGATCGCCATATTCTGCCGCAAAATGAACGTGTGCTCGTCGTACGCGTGGATTTGGATGTCCGGATCGGTGTTGTGCTTGGCCGACGGTGAGCCGTGAATCCACCGGACATCCAGCGCACAAGGCTGTGGAGTCACTCCAGTGAAATCGACGAGGGGTGTGCCTGCATTCATGACGTCTCCTTCGAGTGCGTCGTCTTTGCAGGCCGGGTACGGCGCACGTCTCGTCCGGGGCAAGCACTTGCGGGCTTCCACGGCGAAACTACCACGACAACGATCAGCTACTCTTCGCCGCCATGGATCGTCCTGGCTCAGTGCCTGTCGCCGCGGCACAGCAGCCCCTGCCGCGTTGGAACCCCTGCGCGGTGGGGGCCAGCCGAGCACTACTCCTTGGGCAGCAAGGCCGCCCTTGCATGTGTGGCCGCAGCGAGTGCGCAGCCCGAAGATGGGAAGCCGCTTCGGTGTCCTGCTGCCCCTCACCGGCCGGAATATCGGAAGTCACATCGGGAGCATGCTTCTGATATTCAGCACAACGCAAGGGTCTCGGCGTAGGCACCGCGGTGCCGGGTGCGGCGCGGTGGCGCTCCAGAAAACAGGCGAGGGCCTCGCCGCAAAGTACGTCAGGTGAACGATCCCTCGCGCCAGCACGACCCCAGACATCTCGCTCACCTTCACCGGCGAGTTCGCAGAAACGGATCCTGCGCTCATCACCGTGAGGATCGACTCCGCGTCCCACCAGATCTCCCAGCGCAGGCGGTGCGTACGTGACTTCCGAACACCACGAGGCCATGGTCCTGTGGGCGATGATCATCCTCATGGGACGACGGCTCGCGCGATCTGCCTCTTCCAAGTCGCCCTAACGATCAGTTTGTACACGCGCACTCAAGCATTGCTCCAGTCCGGCATAGCTCAGGCTTACCGCAAGCCGCCTGCCGAACGCCTCACCCTGGTGGACCGCTGGTCGTCCTCGAGTGGCTGCAGCGGTGGCATTAGCGTCGCCCGCAGACCTGGCCGAGGCATACCGTCTCAGCAACGGGCGCGGAGCGGTGGCCGATCTGCTCGGTGGCGGCCCTCATGATGTGCCGACCGGGACGCGGCCACCGACCCGAGCGCATTCGGCGCTCCACAGGCACCGGTCATCATCGTTCACGGCGACCAACGCCAGGTGCTGCTGGTGGACATGGCTCACCGTTACCACAACGCCCACGGATCCAAGCTGGTCGAGCCGCCGGGCGCCGACCACTTCGACCTCATCGACCCCAGGTCCGCGGCGCCGCCCTTGTCCTGGACGCATCGCGCCGACTCGTCGGCCGAGCGTCACCCGCGTCGAGTTTGTGGCTGCAGCCCCGCCCCAAGCCAGACGAAGGAGGCCCCCATCCCGCCACCTGATCTACGGACATGTCTACAAGTCGGACCTGCGCAGCCCGCGGACTACTGCGGCACATTCGGAGGGTGCCGTATTCCTCTCACTTCATGAAACGGGTGGCTTGCTGGCTCAGACGGTCAAGGCGTAGTTCGGCGACACCGCGAAAGGCGTTGCTCAGGACGCGGGCCAGGGGCCCCTGGTGCTGGAATTCGTGGGTGACCACGGTGCCCCCTTCGTGTGGCCGCAGCCGCCAGGTACCGGTTTCCAGAAACCCGGGGACTCGCCAGGTCGTGTCGATGTGTTGTTCGTCGATGCGCGTGTACTCCCAGCTCCCACTGAGCCCGCCGCGGACGGTAGTGGCGTACTGGACGCCGGCGGAAGCTTCGGCGGGTCCATCAATGAATCGGATTGCCGGGTTCCAATCAGGCAGCGCCTGAGCATCGAGCAGCAGCTGACGAACCCGGGAGGGCGGCGCGTCTACAAATCTCATCGCTCGCTGAATGGTCATGGTCTCTGTCTCCGTTTCTCTTGCTTCGTGCGGCGAGCCACGGCCTGGTCCGCGGGGAGATTGCTGACGAAGGCCCCGGGGAAGCTGGTGATCTGGTCGAGGCCCCGGCCTTCTGCCGCGGTGTTGATCAACGAACTCTTCCTCGATCACGGCAATCTGTGCGACCTACCGGAGCCCGTCCTCGGTGAGGGTCATCTCGATGTGACGGCGGTCGAGCGCGCTGGAACCACACCAGGCTCGATTCGCGGCTCATGGCAATGTAATCATCAGCCCACATTCGGCCGCCTGGCCACCGCCATAGCCGGTGACGGGTGTGGGCAGCCCTGCGGGAAACCCCCTACGGTGAGACGATCACCTAGGTCAGCTTGCCGACCGGATAGGGAAGCCAACCGCAGCCCGAGCCGTGGGCCTGGTCAACGGCATCAATCCGAGCGGCATCATCATTCCCTGCCACCGCGTCGTCGGCGCCACCGGCCAAAATTCCTCCCCGGGTCGCATCTCGCTCAGAGCGGAGCGTGGACAGCGGCGGCCAGGGTGGCGGTCGCGCCCGGGTCGTGGGCGGCCAGAACGGCCAGGGCGGGATTCTGCAGGCGGAGCTCGTTGACCATCTGTGTCGTGCCAGCCAGCTCGCGCTTCTCACCGACCCCCGGCACGATGCCTTTCTCCAGCAGATCCGAGTCGTAGGTCAGGTCGCCGACCATGAGCAGCGGTGTCCGGCCTGGTCCGCGGACTAGCATCGACAGCGACCCGGGGGTATGACCGGGAGTGGGCAGCAGCACCATGCTGCCATCGTCGAACAGGTCATGGCCGGTGGTGAAGGGGGCCAGGGCAGGGTCGGCAAGGGGCTCCGGAGAGATGTGGCGCCAGCGCAGTCCGGGCAGGTCGATGTGGGAGCGCAGCAGGCCGCGCAGTTGCGGTGCCGGCTCCTCGAGGGTCTCCCACTCGTGTCGGCTGACCACGATCTGGGCACCGGTCAGCTCCCGCAATCCGCCGATGTGGTCTTGGTGCAGATGGGAGATGACCGCGGTGTGGACATCGCCGATGTCGTAGCCGATGGCCGCCAGCTGGGCGGTGAGGGTCTGCTCGGGACCGATGTCGAAACGGGCCAGCCGGTCGTACATCACCCCGGTGATGCCGCCGGGGAAGTAGTCGGGGTCGGTCACCGACGCGCGGTCCTGTCCGGTGTCGAAGAGCACCAGCCCGTCGCGGTGCTCGATCACGTAGACGTTGATGGGCAGTGGCTGGGTCCAGCGACGCGAGGTGAACAGCCACCAGTACATCGGCTTGCGGGTGGCGGACACGTGCTCAGGGTGGATCGACACCGATCCGGTGCTGACCATCGATACCCGCTTGATGCCTGCTTCGTTCGTCACGTTCATCTCCTTGATCGAATTAATGCGGAATACCGACGCCGGTGAGCACGGGATGGATGCCGGCGCCTGCGACGATCGCGCCTCGTCGTGTCCTCGATGAAGTGGCAGCCCAGCAGCGCCTCCGCCGGGGACCCCAGGGAGGCAGCCCACGTCGTGGCCGCCCGCTCGGGGCATTGAAGCCAGCCGTGCGGTCAGGAGGGCCTCATCGAATCGCGCCCGGGGCCTTGGCGTCTCCGAGGTGAGTGGCGGGAAAGGTCGACATCAACCTCCTCGGTCTGATGTGGACCATCCACTCCGTCGGCGAACTACTGATCCGCCTGACCGAACACGTCTAGCTTGTTTCGAGGAGCGTTTTGAGGTCGGCCAGGAGGCGTGGCCAGCCGTTGGTGACGGCCTGCAGGACGGCGCTGCCGGGTTCGAAGTCGTCGTGGACCACGGTCAGTTTGGCCGTCTCGCCAAGGTCCTCGATGTCGAAGGTCACCTTGGAGCGGCGCTCGGCGGAGAAGCGGGCCAGGAGTTCGTCGCTGAACCCGCTGACCGCCGCCCATTGCGGGGTGAAGGTGTGCCAGGTGTAGGACAGCCGCTTGCCGGGATCGGACTCGAGCACGACCTGGGCCGGGTCGGCGATCGTCACGTCGTGCTCGGGGTAGCGCACGGTCACGGTCGAGCCGGGCTTCCAGTCCGACTCGAAGGTCAGCCCGCGCCAGCAGCGCCGGGTGATGGCGGGGTCGGTCAGCCCCTGCCAGAGGCGCTCGGGGGTGGTGTTGATGTAGGTCGTGTAGACGAACTCGGGTTTGCCCATCGAGGTGTCCTCCAAAGCTGTTTCCAGGTCGGACAGGGCGCGGACCGGGCGCCGATGGTCGACAGGAACGCGTCAGCGGGCCGCGCGAAGAGGATCACGTCACCCGGGCCGCGCTCGGCCGGGGGACGGGCTTTGTTGGCTGCCGCCGGCGACGGATCGGTGTGCTACCGCAGCCGCTCGGTCAGGAAGTCCTCCCACGTCCGCTTGCCCGTAGCAGCCCCTTCGAGAGACAGATTCTCGCCGGCCCGGTAGGCGCGGCCGGCCTTGCCCGGAATCCGGACCGGCATCATCAGCCGGTGCTTGCCGCGCGCCTGCAGGTATCCGCGGCTCAGCTCGGCCATCCCGTACACCTTGGGCCCGGCCAGGTCGGGCACCAGGCCGGCCGGCTTGTGGAGCGTCAGCTCCACAAGCCTGGCCGCCACGTCGCGCGCATCGACCGGCTGGAACCGCATTCCGCCCGGGACGGGTATCACCGGCAGTTTCGCCATCGCCTGCACGGTCTTGAGGGCAAGGTCATGGAATTGGGCGGCCCGCAGCGTCGTCCATGGCAGGCCGGAGCCGGCCACGGCCCGTTCCGCGCCCAGCTTGGAGCTGAACCAGCTCAGCGGGATCCGGTCCGCCCCGATGACGGAGATGTACACCAGGTGCCGCACCCGGGCTCGTGACGCGGCCCGCACCAGATTCTCGGTCGCCTCGGCATCGCCCTTGCTGCTGCCCGCCAGATGCAAGATGATCTCGACTCCGTCTACCGCGGGCTCGACTCCCTCGCCCTTGCGTAAGTCGCCGCTCACGTACTCGGCGCCGTCGCCGGCGTCGCGGCCGCTCCGGCTGAGCACCCGCACGTCACAGCCGGCATCGTGCAGGAGCGGCAGGATCAGGCGCCCCAGCGTGCCGGTGCCGCCGGTGAGCAGGATGGATGAGGTCATGGCTTCTCCAGACTCGTGGGATCCGGGAGTCGATCTCCCAGTCGGGGTCGGACTCGACCGAGCGTCTGGAAACGCACGCGTTGTTCCCAGTGAGGCGAAACGTAACGGAACGTTCGGTTGAACGTATTAATGCAGTTGGTGGCGCCGCTGTCAAGAACGAAACGTCACGTTCTCCGTGGTACGGTGTCCTGGTGACTGGAAAGGCTGGCGGTGCCGCACGATCGCGCGCCGTGATTCTTCGGGCCGCCCTTGATCTGTGTGCGGAACGGTCCTACGCCGCCGTGACCATGGAAGCGATCGCCACCCGCGCCCAGGTCGGCAAGCCGACGCTCTATCGCTGGTGGCCGTCGAAGGGCGCGTTGTACCTGGATGCGATGACCGAACGGGTGGGCGAGCCGTACTTCCTGATCCCCGACACCGGCGACCTCGCAGCGGACCTGCGCACCTGGGTCCATGCCGTTACCAAGGTCTTCACCGACGGCGCGCTTGGTGAGCTCCTCGCCGGGGTGGTCGGATCGGCGCAGCATGACCCCGAACTCGCCAGCATCCTCCATGAACAGGTCCACATCCCTCTCTCGGGGCGCAACCGGGAACGGATCCGCGCGGCGCAGGAGCGCGGGCAAGTGGCCGACCTCGATCCCTACCTGCTCGAAGACATGCTCGTCGCACCGCTGTGGTACCGGCTGCTGATCACCGGCCAGCCGATCACCCCGCAGTACGCCGACATGGTCGTGAACGCCGTCCTCAGCTTGAACCCCACGCCGACCGGCAATGACTGAGCCGAAAGCCTGTGGGTGCCAGAAACTCGGCCAACGCGGCTGATCTGCGGCTCGACGCTCGCGCGTGCACTGTGCATGATCGTTGCTCATGGCGCTGCGGCTGCTCTATCTGATCTTCCTCTGACTCGCGGGCTGGCTGGTGCTGCGGGTCCGTTCCGAGACGTCGAAGGACGTCGAGATCCTGATGCTGCGCCAGCAACTCGCGGTGCTGCGTCGTCAGGTGGCCCGACCGCGATTGTCGTGGGCGGACCGGGCGATGATCACCGCGCTGGCGCGGCTACTGCCCACAGCCGGTCGGCTGCGGTTGTTCGTGACGCCGGGCACGCTGCTGCGCTGGCACGCTGACGTGGTACGGCGCCGCTGGACGTTCAAACGCCGCAGGCGGGGCCGTCTTCCCACACGGGCCGCGGTGCGATCACTGGTCCTCCGGATGGCCCGGGAGAACCCGCTGTGGGGATATCGCCGTATCGCCGGCGAACTCGCCGGTCGGGGATACCGCGTTGGTGCCTCCACCGTGTGGCTCATCCTGAAGAAGGCCGGCCTCGACCCAGCGCCGCGACGCACGGGGCCGACCTGGAGTGAGTTCGTGCGTGCGCAAGCCTGCGGGATCCTGGCGTGCGACTTCTTCCACTGCGAGACGGTGCTGCTCAAACGCCTGTACTGCCTGGTCGTCATGGAGATCTCCACTCGGAGAGTGCACCTGCTCGGCGTCACTGATCACCCTACTGGGCAGTGGGTCGCTCAGCAGGCCAGGAACCTGGTGATCGAGCCGGGGGATCGGACCGAGGGGTTCAGGTTCCTCATCCGTGATCGGGATGCGAAGTACACCGACATGTTCGACGAGGTGTTCATCGGCGCGGGCGTTCGGGTCTTGAAAACGCCGCCTCGGGCCCCGCGGGCGAACGCCTGCGTCGAGCGGTGGATCGGCGGCCTGCGTCGGGAGGTCCTCGACCGGATGCTGATCGTCAACGCTCGCCATCTGCGCCGGGTGCTGGCCGCGTACGAGGCTCATTTCAACCAGCACCGTCCGCACCGGTCCCTCCGTTGCGAGCCTTGCCCGCCTCGGTCGGAGCCGATATCGAGGTCATCCGCCGCGATCGTCTCGATGGGCTGATCCACGAGTATGCGCAGGTCGCGTAGGGTGGCCGAGTTTCTGGCATCCACAGGTACAGGTGATGTCGAGCATCCAGGCATTGGTTCACTACTCTGTGTTACTGTGTAGTGGTACTCGGTAGTACAAAGTACCAGGAGACCGAAGAGGACCCACGATGGACGACCTTACGGAGATGCTGAAGGGCACGCTTGAGGGCTGCGTGCTTGAAATCATCGGCAGCGAGGAGACCTACGGGTACGCCATCACGCGTCGGCTGCACGAACTCGGCTTCGCCGACGTCGTCGAGGGGACGGTTTACACCATCCTGCTGCGACTGGAGAAGAACGGGCTCGTCCAGGTGACGAAACGACCGTCCGGGCTGGGCCCGCCACGCAAGTTCTATGCGCTCAACGACGCGGGGCGCGAAGAACTCGCGACGTTCTGGGCGAAATGGGAGTACATCACATCACGGATCGACAAGCTCAAGGAGGGCGGGAGATGAACTTCTGGGAGACCATGACAGGCAGCGATCTCACCAGGGAATGGAAGGCGTTCGAAGCTCGGGCCGAGGCATTGCCGGCCGACTACCGGGCGGCGTGGGAAGAGATCAAGGGTCATCTTTTTCCCTACGCGGACTTCACAGGTCGAAACCTGATGCCGATTCTCGACGGTGCTCTGGGGCTGCTCGAAGAGACAGCGGCCGATGGGCAGAGCATTCACGAGGTGCTGGGTGACGACATCGAGGGCTTCTGCGCGGCGCTGGCCGGCGGAGAAGGGGCTCGGAGCTATCGCGACCGGTGGCGCGAGCAGTTGAACAGGAACGTCGCAAGGAAACTGGGCCGGCTAGGAGGCTGACGTGGGCATCCAAGACATCATCGAGGGCAAGAAGCAGTGGCGGGCGCACATGGCGCGGGTCAAGGCGCTCCCGCCGGACTATCAGATCGTCTACAAGGAGATTCAGAGGTACCTCTTCAAGGTTGGACCGATCGACTTGCCTGACGGGCCCCTCCTCTCAGGGATCATCGATTTCTTCGAGGAGGGCGTCGCGGCCAACAGGGGAGTCCTGGAACTCATCGGCAACGACGTCGCTGCCTTCTGCGACGACCTGATCAAGGACTCGCGCACCTACGCGGACATCTATCAGGAGTCCATCAGCGGGAAACCCGGCACGGCCGAGAAGTAACACCCGTCGACCGGTGCTGGCGGAGTTCTTCGATGGGTGAGCCGAAGGAGAACATCGGGCCCCTGACCGTCGACAGCCTGCTTGCCGCTGCGCGCGCCGAGTTGCGCCGGTTGTCTCCCGCCGAAGCCGCCGTCGCGATCGCCCGCGGCGCTCGGCTGGTGGACACCCGCCCGCACTTCCAGCGGGCGGCCGACGGTGAGATCCCGGGCGCGATCGTCATCGAACGCAACCATCTGAAATGGCGTCTCGACCCTGCCAGCCTAGCCCGCATCCCCGAGGCGACCTGCCACGACGCCGGCATCACCTGGGACGAGCTCGCGCCGGTGCTGCGGATCGGCGACCGCCGCGCCGCCCAGCGCCGCCACGCCCGCCTGCTGCAGGCCGCCCGCGACCGCCAGGCCCTCGACGCCGGCGAGGACCACTTGCGTGTCTTCTGCGAGTAGGCGCCGTCCCCTTGGACGGGCCACCGGGAGGGTGCTGGAACACCCCCTCCGAGGCCGCGCCCGCTACAGCAGAGCACGGCGAACGGAACCCCGATCCGCGAAGACGTCGGGGAGGATCCTGTGGACGCCGAACCGCCCCTTGGGAGGCGTGCCAGGCCGGCGGATGTCCCGGCGGTGAGCAGGCTGCTGCGGTGTCGTGTCGGCGGCCGTGTCAGCACCGCAACGGGCCGGTATCAGCGCTTTCGGTGATGGTGGATGCCATGAACAGTTCAGCGATTGCGCACTCGTGGTCGCGGGCGCTCCCGCCTCGTCCGCGACGATCGAACTCTCCATTGAGCCGACGGAGCCCGTCTTCGCCTAAGGAATGACGGACTCGCTCACGAACAGCGATCAGGCCGCCCGCGCCCACACGCTCAAGCTTCCGCTTTACACCTCAGCTATTCGGTGTTGCTAAGTACAAGTAGTCAGTGTTACTTTGTACTGGTAGTCAGCAACACCAAGTAGCTGAAAGGAGGCGTCCCATGGGCAAGCTCGTGACGGAGATGCTCAAGGGAACGCTGGAGGGCATCGTCCTGGCGATCCTGTCCAGCCGGCCCGCGTACGGCTACGAGATCACGGCGCAGCTACGGAATCAGGGCTTCTCCGACATCGCCGAGGGCACCATCTACGCGCTGCTGGTCAGGATTGAGCAGCGCGGCCTGGTCGACGTGGAGAAGGTCCTGTCGGAGAAGGGGCCGCCGCGCAAGGTGTACTCCCTCAACGACCAGGGACGGGAGTACCTCGAAGAGTTCTGGCGAACCTGGAGCTTCCTGGCCGACCGGCTCGAACAGCTCCGCGAGGGAGGCAAGTAGACATGACTACAGGATCGAACGAGCCGAAGAGCCGCTACCTGCAGTACCTGGAGATCGTCACCGGATCGCTGGAGGAGAAGAAGCGCTACCGGCAGTACAAGGCACGCATCAAGCAGCTGCCCGAGAACTACCGCATCGCGGTCCAAGCCTTGGAGCGCTACCTGATGCACTTCGGGCCGGCCGACGGCGCCGACGCGATGGCGATGTACGAGGACCTCGCCGACCTGTTCGAGCAGAGCGCGGCCGACGCCACCCCGATCCGCGATCTCTTCGGTGACGACCCCATCGAGTTCGTCGAGACGTTCATGGCCAACTACCCCCTCGGCCAGTACCGGGCCCGCGAACGCAACCGCTTCACCAGCGCCATCGCCCGCGCCGCCGGCGACACCACCCCACCACAAGACAGGACAGAGTGATGACGACACAGCAAGCCCCGGCGATCCAGGTGCACGGCCTGGAGAAGTCGTACAAGGAGCTGCAGGTGCTGCGCGGCGTGGACTTCGACGTGGCGCGGGGCAGCATCTTCGCCCTGCTCGGCTCCAACGGGGCGGGCAAGACCACGATCGTGAGAATCCTGTCCACGCTGCTCAAGGCCGACGCGGGCACAGCCCGCGTCAACGGCTTCGACGTCGCCACGCAACCGGCGGACGTGCGGGAGTCGATCAGCCTCACCGGACAGTTCGCCGCCGTCGACGAGATCCTCACCGGGCGGGAGAACCTGGTGCTGGTCGCCCGGCTGCGGCACCTCAAGAACCCGGGCAAGATCGCCGATGACCTGCTCGCCCGTTTCTCGCTGACCGACGCGGGCGCGCGCAAGGTATCGACGTATTCGGGTGGCATGCGCCGCCGCCTCGACATCGCCATGAGCCTCATCGGCGATCCGCCGGTCATCTTCCTCGACGAGCCGACGACCGGGCTCGACCCCCAGGCACGCATCGAGGTGTGGCAGGCCGTCAGGGAACTCGCCGGCCAGGGCACGACGGTGCTGCTCACCACGCAGTATCTGGACGAGGCCGAACAGCTCGCCGACCGGATCGCGATCCTCCACCAGGGCCGGATCATCGTCAACGGCACCTTGGCCGAGCTCAAGCAGCTGCTGCCACCCGCCAAGGTCGAATACGTCGAGAAGCAGCCGACCCTCGAGGACGTCTTCCTCACCCTCGTCGGCACGAAGGCATAACAAACTACGAAGGCATAAGGAACAACGATGAGCAAGCATTTCTTCGGCGACACCGCCGTCCTGCTGGGACGGTCCCTGCGCCACATCACGCGCAGCGTGGACACCATCATCACGACCACGATCATGCCGATCGCCATGCTGCTGCTGTTCGTCTACGTGTTCGGCGGCGCGATCAACACAGGGTCGGAGTCGTATGTGAACTACCTGCTGCCCGGCATCCTGCTCATCACGGTTGCTTCGGGCATCGCCTACACGGCATTCCGGCTCTTCCTGGATATGAAGGGCGGCATCTTCGAGCGCTTCCAGTCCATGCCGATCGCGCGGTCGTCCGTGCTGTGGGCGCACGTGCTGACCTCGCTGATCGCCAATCTGATCTCGCTCGTCGTCGTCGTGCTCGTCGCCCTGCTCATGGGCTTCCGCTCGGGGGCGGGAGTGCCGGCGTGGCTGTCGGTGGCGGGCATCCTGATCCTGTTCACCCTGGCGTTGACGTGGATCGCCGTCATCCCCGGCCTGTCCGCCAAGACCATGGAAGGCGCGAGCGCGTTCTCCTACCCGCTCATCTTCCTGCCGTTCCTCAGCTCGGCCTTCG
This window of the Nonomuraea africana genome carries:
- a CDS encoding PhzF family phenazine biosynthesis protein codes for the protein MFGSAFVDIRDPHNGLGNPFAVVMGADVGTWDVEQRQALARRTGTPETVFIDAVREPRGPDDPYGYELNLTVLTPTGRTLGACAHGFIGAAHTLAEAGLTVPGRDLLITTSAGGSARASLPRARTVMLHFVSQEPWVAYGHEQALERIFHLPLPSLADGLPVLSVGSPKLTIEVTPATFARLRRELDSLNYDRLMALQRELDINGIHLFCRNSTTSSPEHVIQVNAYLGRSLVVDRATGVSSAAQVSADPHVSDGQELQIAQYTRAGRSAVLTVTKGKSRNVYVGGAAVLADRRTLQ
- a CDS encoding MBL fold metallo-hydrolase, with amino-acid sequence MNAGTPLVDFTGVTPQPCALDVRWIHGSPSAKHNTDPDIQIHAYDEHTFILRQNMAIDYEAPFLFLLLGNARAVLIDTGATASAEFFPLRRVVDGLVAGWLARHPREEYHLLVLHTHPHGDHIAGDDQFADRPDTTVVGADLATAWEYFGFSEDPDAVAQVDLGGRVLECLATPGHHEAAVTFYDRWTGFLLTGDTVYPGRLYIQDWSAFAQTIDRLIDFSDRRLVTHVLGCHIEMTRQPGVDYPIRTTYQPDEPPLQMTTGHLHEIRAAIKEIGDRPSRRAYPLFVLWPNP
- a CDS encoding SRPBCC family protein; amino-acid sequence: MTIQRAMRFVDAPPSRVRQLLLDAQALPDWNPAIRFIDGPAEASAGVQYATTVRGGLSGSWEYTRIDEQHIDTTWRVPGFLETGTWRLRPHEGGTVVTHEFQHQGPLARVLSNAFRGVAELRLDRLSQQATRFMK
- a CDS encoding N-acyl homoserine lactonase family protein, translating into MTNEAGIKRVSMVSTGSVSIHPEHVSATRKPMYWWLFTSRRWTQPLPINVYVIEHRDGLVLFDTGQDRASVTDPDYFPGGITGVMYDRLARFDIGPEQTLTAQLAAIGYDIGDVHTAVISHLHQDHIGGLRELTGAQIVVSRHEWETLEEPAPQLRGLLRSHIDLPGLRWRHISPEPLADPALAPFTTGHDLFDDGSMVLLPTPGHTPGSLSMLVRGPGRTPLLMVGDLTYDSDLLEKGIVPGVGEKRELAGTTQMVNELRLQNPALAVLAAHDPGATATLAAAVHAPL
- a CDS encoding SRPBCC family protein — its product is MGKPEFVYTTYINTTPERLWQGLTDPAITRRCWRGLTFESDWKPGSTVTVRYPEHDVTIADPAQVVLESDPGKRLSYTWHTFTPQWAAVSGFSDELLARFSAERRSKVTFDIEDLGETAKLTVVHDDFEPGSAVLQAVTNGWPRLLADLKTLLETS
- a CDS encoding SDR family oxidoreductase; translation: MTSSILLTGGTGTLGRLILPLLHDAGCDVRVLSRSGRDAGDGAEYVSGDLRKGEGVEPAVDGVEIILHLAGSSKGDAEATENLVRAASRARVRHLVYISVIGADRIPLSWFSSKLGAERAVAGSGLPWTTLRAAQFHDLALKTVQAMAKLPVIPVPGGMRFQPVDARDVAARLVELTLHKPAGLVPDLAGPKVYGMAELSRGYLQARGKHRLMMPVRIPGKAGRAYRAGENLSLEGAATGKRTWEDFLTERLR
- a CDS encoding TetR/AcrR family transcriptional regulator; its protein translation is MILRAALDLCAERSYAAVTMEAIATRAQVGKPTLYRWWPSKGALYLDAMTERVGEPYFLIPDTGDLAADLRTWVHAVTKVFTDGALGELLAGVVGSAQHDPELASILHEQVHIPLSGRNRERIRAAQERGQVADLDPYLLEDMLVAPLWYRLLITGQPITPQYADMVVNAVLSLNPTPTGND
- a CDS encoding integrase core domain-containing protein, with the translated sequence MLRVRSETSKDVEILMLRQQLAVLRRQVARPRLSWADRAMITALARLLPTAGRLRLFVTPGTLLRWHADVVRRRWTFKRRRRGRLPTRAAVRSLVLRMARENPLWGYRRIAGELAGRGYRVGASTVWLILKKAGLDPAPRRTGPTWSEFVRAQACGILACDFFHCETVLLKRLYCLVVMEISTRRVHLLGVTDHPTGQWVAQQARNLVIEPGDRTEGFRFLIRDRDAKYTDMFDEVFIGAGVRVLKTPPRAPRANACVERWIGGLRREVLDRMLIVNARHLRRVLAAYEAHFNQHRPHRSLRCEPCPPRSEPISRSSAAIVSMG
- a CDS encoding PadR family transcriptional regulator — translated: MDDLTEMLKGTLEGCVLEIIGSEETYGYAITRRLHELGFADVVEGTVYTILLRLEKNGLVQVTKRPSGLGPPRKFYALNDAGREELATFWAKWEYITSRIDKLKEGGR
- a CDS encoding DUF1048 domain-containing protein, producing the protein MNFWETMTGSDLTREWKAFEARAEALPADYRAAWEEIKGHLFPYADFTGRNLMPILDGALGLLEETAADGQSIHEVLGDDIEGFCAALAGGEGARSYRDRWREQLNRNVARKLGRLGG
- a CDS encoding DUF1048 domain-containing protein; the protein is MGIQDIIEGKKQWRAHMARVKALPPDYQIVYKEIQRYLFKVGPIDLPDGPLLSGIIDFFEEGVAANRGVLELIGNDVAAFCDDLIKDSRTYADIYQESISGKPGTAEK
- a CDS encoding rhodanese-like domain-containing protein: MGEPKENIGPLTVDSLLAAARAELRRLSPAEAAVAIARGARLVDTRPHFQRAADGEIPGAIVIERNHLKWRLDPASLARIPEATCHDAGITWDELAPVLRIGDRRAAQRRHARLLQAARDRQALDAGEDHLRVFCE
- a CDS encoding PadR family transcriptional regulator; translation: MGKLVTEMLKGTLEGIVLAILSSRPAYGYEITAQLRNQGFSDIAEGTIYALLVRIEQRGLVDVEKVLSEKGPPRKVYSLNDQGREYLEEFWRTWSFLADRLEQLREGGK
- a CDS encoding DUF1048 domain-containing protein codes for the protein MTTGSNEPKSRYLQYLEIVTGSLEEKKRYRQYKARIKQLPENYRIAVQALERYLMHFGPADGADAMAMYEDLADLFEQSAADATPIRDLFGDDPIEFVETFMANYPLGQYRARERNRFTSAIARAAGDTTPPQDRTE